The following are encoded together in the Streptomyces rapamycinicus NRRL 5491 genome:
- the thrS gene encoding threonine--tRNA ligase: protein MSRRADRCSDPKPRGECPGASPCGHSPHVVEETAMSDHRKLGRELGLFDTDPLIGAGLPYWLPDGATVRHTLEEYIRAAERRAGYRHVYSPVLGKRELYELSGHWQHYSDDMFPPMDLGAEQVVLRPSLCPHHAVIYRSRGHSYRELPLRMAELGGMYRSELSGVLGGLTRVRAIQLNDAHIFCTLDQVADEAGAALEMIRRAYEALGITPARYRLSLPGPGPGGKYVAAPELWRRSTALLTDVLDRSGLPYEAVEGEAAFYGPKIDVQVADGAGRESTLSTVQVDFHQPERFDLHYIGPDGARHRPVMVHRSIIGSVERAVAHLVEHHGGAFPAWLAPTQLVVLPISETELARAGELVRRCDELGLRAELAGPDHGSLGARIREARRVPYQAVVGAREAADDRVALRLRDGRRLPPLPVGEVLPRIEALVRSYSPDLWDAA from the coding sequence GTGTCCCGGCGCGCTGATCGATGTTCTGATCCGAAGCCCCGGGGCGAGTGCCCCGGGGCTTCGCCGTGCGGTCACTCGCCTCACGTTGTTGAGGAGACCGCGATGTCCGACCACCGCAAGCTGGGCCGCGAACTGGGCCTGTTCGACACCGACCCGCTGATCGGCGCGGGCCTGCCGTACTGGCTGCCCGACGGCGCGACCGTACGGCACACCCTGGAGGAGTACATCCGCGCCGCCGAGCGGCGGGCGGGCTACCGGCATGTGTACTCGCCGGTGCTCGGCAAACGGGAGCTGTACGAGCTGTCGGGCCACTGGCAGCACTACAGCGACGACATGTTCCCCCCGATGGACCTGGGCGCTGAGCAGGTGGTGCTGCGCCCGAGCCTGTGCCCCCACCACGCGGTCATCTACCGCTCCCGAGGCCACAGCTACCGCGAACTGCCGCTGCGCATGGCCGAATTGGGCGGAATGTACCGCTCGGAGCTGTCGGGGGTGCTCGGCGGGCTGACCCGGGTCCGGGCCATCCAGCTGAACGACGCCCATATCTTCTGCACCCTGGACCAGGTCGCCGACGAGGCCGGGGCCGCCCTGGAGATGATCCGCCGGGCGTACGAGGCGCTCGGCATCACCCCGGCCCGCTACCGGCTCTCCCTCCCGGGCCCGGGCCCCGGCGGCAAGTACGTCGCCGCGCCCGAGCTGTGGCGCCGCTCGACCGCCCTGCTGACCGACGTCCTGGACCGCTCCGGGCTGCCGTACGAGGCGGTGGAGGGCGAGGCCGCGTTCTACGGCCCCAAGATCGACGTTCAGGTCGCGGACGGCGCGGGCCGGGAATCCACCCTGTCCACCGTCCAGGTCGACTTCCACCAGCCCGAGCGGTTCGATCTCCACTACATCGGCCCGGACGGCGCCCGGCACCGTCCGGTCATGGTCCACCGCAGCATCATCGGCAGCGTGGAGCGGGCCGTGGCCCATCTCGTCGAGCACCACGGCGGGGCCTTCCCCGCCTGGCTGGCCCCCACCCAGCTGGTGGTCCTGCCGATCTCCGAGACCGAGCTGGCCCGAGCCGGGGAACTCGTCCGGCGGTGCGATGAACTCGGCCTCCGCGCGGAACTCGCCGGCCCGGACCACGGCAGCCTGGGCGCCCGCATCCGGGAGGCCCGCCGAGTCCCGTACCAGGCCGTCGTGGGCGCCCGGGAGGCCGCCGACGACCGAGTCGCCCTGCGGCTGCGGGACGGCCGCCGGTTGCCCCCACTACCGGTCGGCGAGGTACTGCCCCGGATCGAGGCGCTGGTGAGGTCGTACAGCCCCGACCTGTGGGATGCGGCGTAG